The genomic window ATATCAGAGCCTATGCTTGTCAGCTTCTTGCGAAGAAAGCCCACATACACCTCGACGTGGTTCTCGACGGCGTTTGTGTCATAGCCCCACACCTTTGTGAGCAGCGTTTCCTTTGAGATGTGGTTCCTGCCCGATGTCATGAGCTGGCGCATCACCTCAAACTCCCTCGCTGAAAGGCTTATGCTGTTCTCTCCGTTGACGGCGAGATAAGCCAGTAAAACAAAACGCTCTGCGGAGGTGTTTTTCTCCACAGAGCGTTTATTAGGGCAACACCGCACAAAGACCGCCTGAAGGCTTTGTACGCAACTTACTTGCATCTTTTCCGTCATATTACACATTTTTTTCTTGAAATACGGTAGTATTCCTTCGGAAAATCTGTGCAATCTGACGAAAAAGCTGACTGCGCAATTTGCGCACAATCTTCGTGCGATGTTGCCTTAGTTATCCGTTTTTAAAAGTCCGTCGGCAATGACCTTTTTGAGCACTGCATCAATAGGTCCTGCGACCTCGAATACACGCACGCCTTTTTCTATCAGGTAAGCCGCAGCGCCGGGGCTTATCCGCTCGACAAATATCGCATCGCAGTCGGTCAGCAGCTCGATAATCTTATCAAAGCGTGTGGTATCGTGCCCCAGGCTATGCTGGCAGGCAGCGACCGCATCACGAAGCTCCTTATACTCATAGCCGCTGTCAGTGAGTTCATACACTCTGAAAAACTTTGCGTGCCCGAAGTGCTCGTTTATATCTATGCCGTTTGATGTGGCAATTGCTGCTTTTGACATGGAACTACTCCTCCTTCTTCTTTAATGCATAATTATCTCAGGTAACAGGTAATAGGTAACAGGTAACAGTTGAGGTGCGCCTGACGGCGCTTATGGCCATTCGGCCTGTTGGTCGTGCGACTATAGTTTAATCGTAGGGCTTGCCATTCCGAAGGGTCGAGGTAGCGCTTATGCCGACAAGGTCGGCTCGAAAGCCCCTCGTGTAGCCTATGGGAGCGAGAGAGCCGCCTTGAAGGAAAGCAACCCCTACAATTTAGCTAAAGGGGTAGTCTCTCCTTATCCTACGCTACGGGTAGGGGGGCTTTCGAGCTGTCGCAGACAGCTCATGCGCCACCCCTGCGGCAGCAAGCTGCCGCTTACCCCCTTCGGACTTGCCATTCCGCAGCTCCATATTGCCCGAATGGGCATAATATCGGCGAAGCCGATACCTCAATTCTGCATTCTGCATTATGCATTCTGCATTTATAAAAGAGCTGCCACGGCAGCTCTTTTAGCATCACTTGTATGTCGCAAGGGAAGTGTTGTAGATGTCTTCTATCACTCGCAGGCCGCCGGTGTAGCCGACGTAGTTTGTGGTAAGAACTATCCTGTAGGGGCTCGGGCAGGCGATGGAGAGGAAGTCTGCATCTAATTCCTTTGCAAGCTCCTTGTCCCAGCCGCTGCCGAGGATAAGACCTCTGCCCTTGTGCTCAAGGCCTCTTATAAGATCCTGCATAGCGCCTGCGTCGGGGTCAAAGTATACGGGTATCTCACGCTTGCCGGAAAAGCTCTTGATAGTCTCGGCTATCTTTTCCTGATACTTGTTGGGTATGTTGTCAACAATAAACTGCTCCTTCGGGATAACGCCTGTCTCGTGCAGCAGGAAGCGTGTAAGGCCTGTCACATAGCCTGCATCGTGCAGTATGTGTGCATACTCAGGCAGACCGTAGCGGAATTCGAGCAGGAATGTTGCAAGATTGTCAAGCTCCTCGTAGTAGGCCTTTTCTTCCTCGGCGATGAAAGCTCTTGCTTTCTTTTCATCTATCCCGGCACCCTGCTCCAAGGCGTATGCAAGCACGCCGTTTAAGAATTCAGTAGTTGCATTTGCGCCTATCGGCATATAGCCAAAGCTGTAGTAAGGCTGCTTGTAGCGGCGCTCTAAGTTTTTAACTATCGGCTCGCCGTACCAGGGGGATATGAATACGTTGAAGTTTGCTTTCGGTATCGTCTGCCATTCCTTTACACCGCCCGAGTGGGGGCCAAAGAGAATGTTTGCCTTAAGCCCTAAGCCTTCCAACAGGCGCTTGTATTCTTTGAGATTTCCCTTCCAGAAGGGGTCCTGATAGGGGATAGATGCTATCACGTTTACAAGGTTCTTGTCAGATCTTGCAGGATTGTCGTCCTCAAATCTGCTTACATACTGGTCGATTATTGCATTGACGACAGCCGAGTGGGAAACGTAGTTGTTTGACTTGAAGCCCGATGTCTCAACGTGTACTATCGGCCTGTCTTCCTCGTATAGAAACTCATCTGTGACGCTTGCAACGTCGTCGCCCACGATGCCGGCTGTGCAGCCTGTGACTACGACCTGCAGGTCTGTGTCGAGCACCTTGTAGGTGTTCTTGATTATGTTTCTCAGCCTGTCTGTGCCGCCGAAAACAACTTCCTTTTCGCTGAAATTGGTGCAGGGCGCTGTCTCGCCGCCGGCGTAGCCTGCAGCACGCTCGAAAAAGCCCTTTATCATCACGCCGCAGCCGGGGCCTGAGTGAAGTATCGGCACAGCCCTCGGTATTGCGACTACTGTCTGTAATGCGCCTATTGCACAGGTGTAGCGCTCTTGTTCTATAAGTCCTGCCATTGTATTTATCTCCTTTACTTGCCTAAGAATGTGTAGGGCTCCTGTTCAAGCCACCATTTTGTGTATGGGTTGACAGAATGCTTTGCGAGGTTCTTTACAAACTCGTCGTTTTCGAGTGCTTCTGCTATGCGCTCGCCGTAGTTGACTAACCCTTCGTAGCCCATGCCGAAGTGCTCGTCGCCTATCAGGAGCGAGGGTATGCCGAGCTTTGCTCCCCACAGTGTCATGCCGCCGTGGCGTGCAAGCAGTATGTCGGGCTTGATGCGGTTAAGCACATTCACAAGCTCAAATTCCTGCTTGTTGCAGACGTTGTAGTTGGGCACATCGCCGTAGTCCTCAACTGTATGGCGTAGCGTGTCTGAGCGCTCGTCCTCGTTGTCGTATTTCGGGTCGTGGTGGAAGATAGCTGCACCCTGCGGCTCCATGCCGAGCTCTTTTAGCAGTGCGAGCAGCGAGTGGCCGTGCGATGCACCTGCCGTAACGTATGCAGTCTTGCCCTTTAACTTCTCACGCAGCGCTTCTATCTTCGGCATATATTCTGCCTTCTTGCGAGCAAGGAGGTCTTCTACTTCCTTTTCCTTGCCGAGTATCTGGCCGAGCTCTCTGAACCAGCGGTCGGTCTGTGCTATGCCGTATGGGGGCGAGTTTCTTATCTCCGGCACGCCGAAGCCCTGCTCCAGTGCAGCACCAAGGTAAGAGCCGAGTGTCGAGCACGCCTGAACGGTGAGTGCTGCCTCGCTTGAATAGCTTAAGCTGTCAACTGTTGCAAAGGGTGTGATGTAGTTGGGCTCGTAACCGAGTTCGCCGAACCACTCACGGAAAATATCGCTGCCCCAGAAGTTTATGACGTTTATGATATTTCTTTTCTGTCTTGCAGGCTTGATTATCTTTCTTGCTATGCCGTGGTAGCCTGCATCGAAGCCCGATGTCCACATCTTCGAGCGGAAGCCCTCGCAGAAGACTGCCACAACAGGTATGCCGAGCTCCTTTTCGGCATTGTTGGCAACACTCTCAACATCGTCACCTATGATGCCGGCAGCACAGGTGGTGATAACGAATATAGCCTTTGGCTTTGCACGCTTGAACACCTCACGGATAGCCGCATCGAGCTTTTTGCCGCCGCCGTAGATAGTGTCCTTTTCCTCTAAGTTTGTTGAGAATATCTTTCTCTGTGTCGGGTGTTCGAGCTGTCTCAAATGAGCGTTTACCCTGTATGTGAATGCGAACTCATGCAGGCAGGTCGAGCAGCCCACAGGTCCGTGTGAGATTATTGCTGCGTCCTGGATAAGCGTGAGTGTGCAGGCTGCGTTCGATGTGCCGCAGCCGAGGCACTGGCTGAATGATCTGTTTTTATCCTTTAGCTTTCCGCAGCCCGAGCACTGCGACACGAGCTCCTTTGCCGTACCCTGGAAGCCTGTTATTGAATTAAGACGTATCTCTCGTATCTCGACTTCCGGTATATCTAAGTTTACTTTACTCATAGTTTTACTCCTCTTTTATAATGCAAAATGCATAATGCATAATGCATAATTGTGGTATCGGCTTACGCCGATGTTATGCCCATTCGGGCGGTTGGTCGGACGGTTTCAGTTAAATCGTAGGATATGCACCCGAAGGGGGTGGCGAAGGCGAAGCCGTAGCAGGGGTGGCGCATGAGCTGTCTGCAACAGCTCGAAAGCCCCCCTACCGTAGCGTAAGGATAGGCAAAGCTCTCGCCCTGAGCTGAAATGTCCGGTAGCTTACCTTCAAGGCAGCTCTCTCGCTCTCCGAGGGTACACGAGGGGCTTTCCGGTCGCCCCTCGACCCTTCGGAAATGCATATCCTACGATTTTAACAATACCGTCAGGTCTGCACGCCCGAATGGGCATCTGCGGCTTTGCCGCACCTCAACTGTTACCTGTTACCTGTAACCTGTTACCTGCCCGAAGGGCTTATATCCTGTAGTCGTCCTTAAGGTCGTCCATAAGACCGTATTCAACGAGTATCTCTTCAAGCCTTTCCTGTGTCATCGGCTTGGGGATAACAAACATATCGTTCTGCTCTATCTTCTCGGCAAGCGCTCTGTATTCGTCAGCCTGCTTTGACTGTGGAAAATGCTGGATAACTGTCTTCTTTCTTATCTCTGCACGCTGTACATCGTTGTCACGGGGAACAAAGTGTATCATCTGTGTGCCGAGCTCCTTGGCAAATGCACGCACAAGCTCTGCTTCACGGTCAACGTTTCTTGAATTGCAGATGATGCCGCCGAGTCTTACACCGCCCTGACGTGCGTATCTTGCGATACCCTTTGAGATGTTGTTTGCAGCATACAGAGCCATCATCTCGCCCGATGCTACGATGTATATCTCCTTGGCCTTGCCCTCACGGATAGGCATTGCGAAACCGCCGCAGACAACGTCGCCGAGAACGTCATAGAATACATAGTCAAGCTCCTCAGTGTAAGCGCCGAGCCTTTCAAGAAGACCGATAGAGGTGATGATACCACGTCCTGCACAGCCTACACCCGGTTCAGGGCCGCCTGACTCAACGCACTTGGTGCCCATAAAGCCTTCCTTAAGGATAGCGTCGAGCTCTATCTCGTCCTCGCCCTGGTCACGCAGCGTGTCGAGAACTGTCTTCTGATGCAGGCCGCCGAGCAGAAGCCTTGTCGAGTCTGCCTTTGGGTCACAGCCTACTACCATTACGTTGTTTCCTCTTTCAACAAGACCTGCCGTGAGGTTCTGTGTTGTTGTTGATTTGCCTATACCGCCCTTGCCGTATATAGCTATCTGTCTTAGTTCCTTTGCCATCTTCCTTACCTCTTTCATATGATTTATTTTTGATTTTTGAATTAACCGTGTGAGAATGTGTCCTTGTGCTGTAATCTCGAAAGGTCAATGTATACCTTTTCCGAGAAGTCCTCGCCGCCGGGAATGCCTACTGCATCTGCACGGCACCTCTGGCAGTGCCTGAACACGTCTATGTAGCGTGATGCTTTGAGTATCGCACGTTCGAGCTCCATGCAGTCGGGCTCGGGGCAGTCTTTCAGCTTGTGGTTGGGTATCAGGGGGATAATGTTGTAAATATCAGCCCCTGCCTCTGCGACTGTCCTTGCGACCTCCTCTATGTGGTCTGAATTTATCCCCGGCACGAACACTGTGTTCACCTTAAGCGTTATGCCGGCCTCGCTTATCAGGCGTATGCCCTTAAGCTGCTGCTCAATGAGTATCCTTGCGGCCTCGACACCCGTGTAGTGTCTGCCGTGCCACACTATGCCGTCATTGAGCTGTGCTTCTATCTCAGGGTCTACGGCGTTTACCGTGACTGTGAGCGAATCCACTCCTGCGTCTATCACCTGCTGTGCCTTTTCAGCGAGCAGCAAGCCGTTTGTGCTCATGCACTTTACAAGCTCCGGGAATTCCTTGCCTATGAGCTTGAATGTTTCAAGCGCATGATCACTTGCAAGCGTGTCTCCGGGGCCTGCTATACCTGCGACGTGTATCGACGGGCAAAGCTTAAGAGCTCTGCGTATCGCATCTATCGCTTCCTGCGGCGTGATGACCGTTCTTGTAACACCGGGGCGGAGCTCGTATGTATTAAAGCTCCTCTCGCAGAAGCGGCACTCGATATTACAGGTAGGGCTTATCGGAAGATGTATCCTTCCGTTGCCGCTGCCGGGGCCTTTTGCGTAGCAGGGGTGTTTTGTTGTCAGTTCCTCGTATGAGATAGCCATTTACTAACCTCCCATTCCTTTTCCTCTAAAAGCAGGCAGAGTGCCTGCTCTATCGTCAGGGGTATCTCGTATATCTTTTTATCATTTTCCTGTATATATTTTTTAGCACTGGGGCCTGCACGCTGAGCGACTATCACATCGACATCGTCAAGCTCCTTAAGTATTGCGGCGAATGCATCTGTCTCATGGAAGCCGCCCTTACACGACGGTGTGACCTCACGGTATTCACCGCTTAGCTCATAGTCTTCCTTTTCCTTATCAAGCTGTGCAATATAGAAGCGTCTTGCCGCCCCGAAATGCTCATTTACATTCTCGCCGTCGTTACTGGCGAAAGCTATTTTAAATACCATAGTCGCACCCTCCCTCCTTCAGTTAACAGTTAACAGGTAACAGGTAACAGTTGTGGTGTCGGCTTTCGCCGACGAGATGCCCATTCGGGCGTGTTTGTCTGACGGTTTCAGCTCAATCGCAGGACTTGCCAACTCAAAGTGGGCTGTCTTCGTCGTCTTCTTCCTTGTCGTAAGTGTTGGGATATCCCCGAAGGGGGTGGCGAAGGCGAAGCCGGAGCAGGGGGGCGACCGGAAAGCCCCCCTATCCGTAGCGTAAGGATAGGCAAAGCTCTCGCCGTGAGCTGAAACGTCTGGTTGCTTACCTTCAAGGGCACACTCTCGTCCTCAGGGGTACACGAGGGGCTTTCGAGCCGACCTTGTCGGCTCATGCGCCACCTCGACCCTTCGGTTGCACGCCCTGCGGCTTTAGCAATGCCGTCAGGTCTGCACGGCCGAATGGCCATACCGTGCGCCCTCGGCGCACACCATAACTGTTACCTGTTACCTGTTAACTGTTAACTGAATATCCGCCGCACCGGGGCTATTCACTATTCACTATTCACTGAGCGCAGCGTTTCCGTGTTATCCGAACAGCCCTGTGCTGAAGTATCTGTCGCCACGGTCGGGGAAAACTACGACGATCACGCCTTTTTGTATCTTGCGAGCAAGTTTGAGCGCCGCTGCCATTGCCGCACCTGATGACGAGCCGGCGATGATGCCCTCGTTTCGTGCAAGCTGACCGACTGTGCTGAATGCTTCGTCGTCGTTTATCTTCACCACTTCGTCAACAAGTGTGATGTCCATAGTCTCGGGAATAAAGTCGTTGCCAATGCCCTCGATGTTGTAATCCTTGTGTTCGCCGCCGCCTATCGTCGAGCCCTCGGGGTCTGCAAGCACGCCTTTTACATTGCTGTCATGCTCTTTAAGGTAACGCACGATGCCTGTGTATGTGCCGCCGCTGCCTGCGCCTGCTACAAGGTGTGTCACTCTGCCGCCGATGTCTTCCCATATCTCCCTGCCGGTAGTTTCGTAGTGGGCGAGGGGGTTGCTCTGGTTTTTAAACTGTTCGAGCGATATCGAATCGGGTATCTCTGCTCTGAGCTCGTCTGCCTTTCTCACAGCGCCGAGCATTCCCTCGGAACGGGGAGTGTTTATCACCTGTGCGCCCAAAGCTCTCATAAGCGCCTGCTTTTCGGCGGAGAATTTGGTGGGCACTGTGAATATCACCTTGTAGCCCTTGCCGAGTGCTGCGAAAGCTATGCCAAGGCCTGTGTTGCCGGCGGTGGCTTCTATTATCGTGCTGCCGGGCTTGAGCCTGCCTTCCTTTTCGGCAGCTTCTATCATCTTCTGACCTATCCTGTCCTTTACCGAACCGGAGGGGTTGTACATTTCCAGTTTTGCATATATCTCTACCTCGGGGGGGACCCCCATATTTGTGAGCCGCACGAGCGGCGTATGCCCTATAAGGCCGTGCATATTATCGTATAGCATATTTTTGATCGGCACCCGACAGGGTGCCCACTCCTTTCGATTTGATGCGGTTTTACTTTAGTAAAACCCGATTGCTCCAATCGGGAGCATTAAATCGGGATCATGAAAATCTTTGATTTTCATAATCAAACCTCACTTTTTGCTATTGCGTTGTCAAGATCAGCAAGAATGTCCTCTATGTCCTCTATTCCTATCGAGAGCCTGATAAGACCGTCGGTTATGCCGACCTTTTTTCTTATCTCCCCGGGGATAGATGCGTGTGTCATGCTTGACGGGTGGCATACGAGCGATTCAACGCCGCCTAAGCTCTCAGCCAGTGTGATGAGCTCTAAGCTCTCAAAGAATTTCTCTATGTCATGCCCCTCGGTAAGCTCGAATGATATCATCACGCCGCCGTTTTTAGCCTGCTTTTTGTTCACCTCGTAGCCCTTGTCAGTTTCAAGGCCGGGGTAGTGTACGCTCTTGACTGCCGGGTGTGCCTGCAAATGCTTTGCAGCGGCGAGAGCGTTCTCAACGTGTCGGTCAAGCCTTACGCCGAGCGTCTTTATACCTCTTATAAGCAAGAAGCTGTCAAACGGCGGAAGCACGCCGCCTGTGGAATTCTGTATAAACGCTATCCTGTCTGCAAGCTCTTTGGTCTTTACTGCCGCAAGGCCTGCAACAACGTCGCTGTGGCCGCCGAGGTACTTTGTAGCGCTGTGTACAACGATGTCAGCGCCGAGCTCTAAGGGTCTTTGCAGATATGGTGTCATGAATGTGTTGTCTACTATCACGAGCAGCCCGTGGCTGTGTGCTATCTCTGCTACAGCTCTTATGTCTGTCACCGTCATGAGAGGGTTTGCAGGGCTCTCGATGAGTACTGCTTTTACGTCTGCCGTGATATCCTTCTCAAAGGCCTCGGGGTCTTCCGTATCGGATATAGTGTATGTGATGCCGAAGCTGTCAAAGATGTTGTTTAAAAGCCTGAACGTGCCGCCGTAGACGTTTGACGAGATAAGCACTCTGTCGCCCGACTTAAGCAGACTCAGCACTGCCGTTTCAGCCGCAAGGCCGCTTGCAAAAGCAAAGCCTGCATAGCCGCCTTCGAGGTCTTTTATAAGTGCTTCGAGTGCCTCACGGGTGGGGTTGCCTGTTCTCGAATACTCATAGCCACGCATCTTTCCAAGGCCGTCCTGCTTGAAGGTCGAGGTCTGATATATCGGTATATTCACAGCCCCCGTGCGTTCGTCGATCGGTATCCCAGCGTGGATAAGAGCGGTGTTTATATTTTTATAGCTCATTGTCGTCATTCCTTTCATATTTCTCCTACCGAATTAGTATGTATACATCATACACCATTTTTCCCACACAGTCAACCGCAATCTAAGACAACGTTATCACGCCGCAGTCAAAGGCCTTTACGCGCCCCCGATATACGCCCGATTTTCCGCCAAAAGCATTGACTGTTTTTGAACGCCCGGTTAATTTCCTTGATGTGAAGACAACGTTATCAAAGCATTATCAGGGCTTTTGCGGCGGTTCCCGGCTGTTTAGTGCAGGTCAGGGCGGTGCTGCGTGATAACGATATCTTTTTCAATGCACAATACTCTCAGGTAACAGGTTACAGGTAACAGGTAACAGTTGTGGTGTCGGCTTACGCCGACGAGATGCCCATTCGGGCTGTCAGTCTGACGATTTCAGCTAAGCCGTAGGGCTTGCCAACCCGAAGTGGGCTGTCTTCTTCGTCGTTGTCTTCGTCCTCGTCCTCAACTCAGCGTGTGGGGGTGAACCCGAAGGGGGTGGCGGCAGCTTCGCTGACGCAGGGGGGCGACCGGAAAGCCCCCCTACACCGTAGCGTAAGGATAGCGAGAGACTACCCTTTTAGCTATACAGTGGGGTCAGCTTACCTTCAAGAGCGCTCTCTCGTTCTCAGGGGGTACACGAGGGGCTTTCCGGTCGCCCCTCGACCCTTCGGATATGCATATCCTACGATTTAGATGAAATCGTCCGACTAACAGGCCGAATGGCCATATCGTGCGCCTTTGGCGCACACCCTAACTATTCACTATTCATTCTTCACTATTCACTATTCACTGAGCGCAGCGTTTCCGCTGTTACCTGAAAAAAACTCCCTGCTGCCCGGTGTGGGGCAGGCAGGGGAGTGTTATATGTAGTATTCAGGCTCGGTGGCTTCGTAGTTGCGGCGGCAGCTCTCACGGATCATCAGCCTGCCTTGCAGTTCAAGCCGGCTTACCGTCCTGTGTCCGCCTTTTATCCGGTCAAGTAAAAGCATCAGAGCAAAGCGTACCATCTCGGTCTTCGGGAGCGATATCGTTGTCAGCATCGGGCGTGTGTACTGCGCAGCATCAATGTCGTCAGAGGATATCACCGAGGGAAGATAGTCTCTTATCCTGCGCCTGTCCATGCCCTTTATCATTCCGACCGCCAGAATGTCATTTGCGCAGTAGATAGCCGTCGGCGGGTCGGACAGACCCTTGAAGTATTGCAGCGCCGCCAGACCGTGAGCCTCGCTCGGGGTGGTGTCGTAGATGTGGTCGAGCTCAAGCGGCAGATGCAGCTCGGAAAGCGCCGTCTGATAGCCCGAGAACCTCGCCTCGTTGTGGGTGCCGCCCACAAAGCCTATCTTGGTGTGGCCGAGACGTTCGAGATACATCACAGCCTCTCTTGCGATCCTCGCACCGTCGCACAGCACCTCGTCCACCTCGTTATTTGTCGGGTCACGGTTTATTGACACGATGTTTTTCTCCTTTGCTTTGAGCGCTTTGAGAGCCCTGTGCGTGACCTTGCCGATAACGATGAGCCCGTCAGCACCGGCGGTGTCAGTGAGTATCCTGTCGATGTGAGACTCGATAGCCGGGGATTTTATCCTGCTGTCGGAAAGCTCTGCGCAGCGGACGATGCTGTGTACTATGCAGCCGTTGCTTCGCAGCTCCTTTTCCAAAAACATCAGCAGCTCATCGTAAAACGGATCCGACGACTCAGGGTCAGACCTTGTGAGGACTATATTTATAGCGTATATCTTCTGCTGCGTGCTTTTGCCCGATTTCAGGCTCCTTGCCGCAGCGTTCGGAACGTAACCGATAGCTCGTGCAGCCTCGATGACTTTCTTGCGTGTATCTTCGTTTGAGCATCTGTGTTTCGGGTCGCTGAGTATCCTGCCGACAGTCGAAACTGACACCCCGGTCATTGCCGATATCTCCTTCAGTGACATAAAAACACACCCTTTCCATAAAACATATCTGAATAATATGAATTATAACAGAAGAATTCCGATTTGTCAACTATGAAATTGTAAATTATTTTAAATGCCGATAGCCACAATTCTCAGTTAACAGTTAACAGGTAACAGGTAACAGTTGTGGTGTCGGCTTACGCCGACGTATGCCCATTCGGGCTGTCTTCGTCTTCGTCCTCAACTCAGCGTGTGGGCATATCCCCGAAGGGGGTGGCGTAGGCGAAGCCGGAGCAGGGGGGCGACCGGAAAGCCCCCCCTATCCGTAGCGTAGGGATAAGCGAGAGACTGCCCTTGAAGGCCAGCCCGTTTTCTTTGTCGCTTTTAGCCATATTTCCCCACCTAAATTTGTAACATCACACAAACTTTCCCCTTTTCAAAAATTTCTCTCTCACTTGTTGCATCAAACTATGCAACAAATGCCCCTTTTTGCGCTATTAGTAGAAGGACTTTTTTCTTCAATACTAAAAAAAGGAGTAAAAAAATATGGCAGAAAAGAGAAATGAACATAAGAGCTTTGTGATGTATAACGACTGGGGCAATAGCTTGCAGGAATTCGAGGACGCTGAACTCGGCCAGCTGCTAAGAGCGATCTATGCGTTCACCACAGCAGGCGAGGAGATAGAGCTTCCCGATAGGTCGCTCAGAATTCTCTTTAATATGATGAAAGAATGCTTTATCCGTGATTCAGAAAAGTGGGAAAACGTCTGCGAGAGAAACCGCATAAATGCAAAAAAGAGATGGTCAAAAAATGCAAGCGTATGCGACCGCATACAATCGGATACCAAAAATGCCGATAATGTAAATGACAATGTTAATGTAAATGATAATGTAAATGTAAATGACAATGTTAATGTTACTGTTAATGAAGATGTAAATGAAAATGTCAATGAGACTGTCACTGTTAATGAAGAAGACACTGTCAATGAAATGTCTTCTTCCCTGTCGTCTTCGTCGTCTTTGTCGTCATATCGTGAAGATTTTTCCCGTGTCATTTTTTCTGACGAGGACAAGGAGGAGCTTTTCAATATGTCCGACCGTCAGCAGATCGAACGCTACATTGACCGCATATCTGCCTGGCAGCAGGAGAACCGTCGCTTTATGAAAGACCCTTGCCGTACAATCAAGAAGTGGCTTCGTGAAGACGGCAGGAAGCCGGGTTACTATGACCGTGGGTACTCGGGGTACTCAGGCGGTTCATACGGCTACAGGAATCGCAGCGAAAGTGAAAGGGAGAAGATAGACAGGGAAGCGAAAGAGCTTGCAAGGCGAGTAGCGGAGTTTGAGGCTACGCTGGATTTTGACACGCTTTCAACCTGATTGCTTTCAAGGGTAGTCTCTCGCTATTCCTACGCTACGGTAGGGGGGCTTTCCGGTCGCCCCCCTGCGTCAGCGGAGCTGCCGCCACCCCCTTCGGGTTCACCCCCACACGCTGAGTTGAGGAAGAAGACGAAGACAACGACGACGAAGACAGCCGCTTCGGACTTGCCGTTCCTCGGTCACATATTGCCCGAATGGGCATAAGCGGCGCAAGCCGCACCTCAACTATTCACTATTCACTATTCACTATTCACTGAGCGAAGCAAGGCAACGCCGAGCGAAGCGTTTCCGCCCGAATGGGCATCTCGTCGGCGCAAGCCGACACCACACCTGTTACCTGTTACCTGTAACCTGTTACCTGAAAAAAAGCGCCGC from Ruminococcus sp. NK3A76 includes these protein-coding regions:
- a CDS encoding PLP-dependent aspartate aminotransferase family protein, which translates into the protein MSYKNINTALIHAGIPIDERTGAVNIPIYQTSTFKQDGLGKMRGYEYSRTGNPTREALEALIKDLEGGYAGFAFASGLAAETAVLSLLKSGDRVLISSNVYGGTFRLLNNIFDSFGITYTISDTEDPEAFEKDITADVKAVLIESPANPLMTVTDIRAVAEIAHSHGLLVIVDNTFMTPYLQRPLELGADIVVHSATKYLGGHSDVVAGLAAVKTKELADRIAFIQNSTGGVLPPFDSFLLIRGIKTLGVRLDRHVENALAAAKHLQAHPAVKSVHYPGLETDKGYEVNKKQAKNGGVMISFELTEGHDIEKFFESLELITLAESLGGVESLVCHPSSMTHASIPGEIRKKVGITDGLIRLSIGIEDIEDILADLDNAIAKSEV
- a CDS encoding LacI family DNA-binding transcriptional regulator, with amino-acid sequence MSLKEISAMTGVSVSTVGRILSDPKHRCSNEDTRKKVIEAARAIGYVPNAAARSLKSGKSTQQKIYAINIVLTRSDPESSDPFYDELLMFLEKELRSNGCIVHSIVRCAELSDSRIKSPAIESHIDRILTDTAGADGLIVIGKVTHRALKALKAKEKNIVSINRDPTNNEVDEVLCDGARIAREAVMYLERLGHTKIGFVGGTHNEARFSGYQTALSELHLPLELDHIYDTTPSEAHGLAALQYFKGLSDPPTAIYCANDILAVGMIKGMDRRRIRDYLPSVISSDDIDAAQYTRPMLTTISLPKTEMVRFALMLLLDRIKGGHRTVSRLELQGRLMIRESCRRNYEATEPEYYI
- a CDS encoding DUF6291 domain-containing protein; this encodes MAEKRNEHKSFVMYNDWGNSLQEFEDAELGQLLRAIYAFTTAGEEIELPDRSLRILFNMMKECFIRDSEKWENVCERNRINAKKRWSKNASVCDRIQSDTKNADNVNDNVNVNDNVNVNDNVNVTVNEDVNENVNETVTVNEEDTVNEMSSSLSSSSSLSSYREDFSRVIFSDEDKEELFNMSDRQQIERYIDRISAWQQENRRFMKDPCRTIKKWLREDGRKPGYYDRGYSGYSGGSYGYRNRSESEREKIDREAKELARRVAEFEATLDFDTLST